Proteins from one Deinococcus sp. AB2017081 genomic window:
- a CDS encoding aminopeptidase, whose product MTTAAPSGDFQAKLARYADLLVRTGVNLQPGGRVRIAAPVEATELTRLTARAAYRAGATDVRVVYTDPHLDLALYEDGTDAAVTFLPDWVAQEREAMVADGYAMISIVGEDPSLLAGVNPERVAARSKAQAQALKAVSEAIGGMHVNWTVAAIATPAWAARVYPQLSETEAVARLWDDIFTTTRVNHDDPVAAWAAHTSQLRRLGELLNAKQYAAVHLRSGLGTDLTVGLAANHVWMGGGETAKTGIYAVPNLPTDEVFTAPHRDRVDGWAVASKPLSVRGQLVEGIRVRFEQGRAVEVTATRGQDTLERLIGTDEGAAHLGEIALVPASAPVAQTGTLFLNTLFDENAASHIALGRCYPTNVVGGEDDATLAAAGGNDSLIHVDWMIGTPDMDVDGVTAAGEREPLMRSGEWVI is encoded by the coding sequence ATGACCACTGCTGCACCCTCTGGCGACTTCCAGGCGAAGCTCGCCCGCTACGCCGACCTGCTCGTCCGCACGGGCGTGAACCTCCAGCCGGGCGGCCGGGTACGGATCGCCGCGCCGGTCGAGGCGACGGAACTCACGCGCCTGACCGCGCGGGCCGCGTACCGCGCCGGGGCCACCGACGTGCGCGTGGTGTACACCGATCCCCACCTGGATCTGGCGCTGTACGAGGACGGCACCGATGCCGCCGTGACCTTCCTGCCGGACTGGGTCGCCCAGGAGCGCGAGGCGATGGTGGCTGACGGCTACGCCATGATCAGCATCGTGGGGGAAGATCCCTCGCTGCTGGCGGGCGTGAATCCCGAACGGGTCGCGGCCCGCAGCAAGGCGCAGGCCCAGGCCCTGAAGGCCGTGTCCGAGGCCATCGGCGGAATGCACGTGAACTGGACGGTGGCGGCCATCGCCACCCCGGCGTGGGCCGCCCGCGTGTACCCGCAGCTGAGCGAGACCGAAGCCGTTGCCCGCCTGTGGGACGACATCTTCACCACGACCCGCGTGAACCACGACGACCCGGTGGCCGCGTGGGCCGCGCACACGTCGCAGCTCCGCCGGCTGGGCGAGCTGCTGAACGCGAAGCAGTACGCGGCGGTTCACCTGCGGAGCGGGCTGGGCACCGACCTGACCGTGGGCCTCGCGGCGAACCACGTCTGGATGGGCGGCGGCGAGACCGCGAAGACCGGCATCTACGCGGTGCCGAACCTGCCCACCGACGAGGTCTTCACCGCCCCGCACCGTGACCGCGTGGACGGCTGGGCGGTGGCCAGCAAGCCCCTGAGCGTGCGCGGCCAGCTCGTCGAGGGGATCCGGGTGCGCTTCGAGCAGGGCCGGGCGGTGGAGGTCACGGCCACACGCGGCCAGGACACCCTGGAACGCCTGATCGGCACCGACGAGGGCGCCGCGCACCTGGGCGAGATCGCGCTGGTGCCGGCCTCCGCGCCGGTCGCGCAGACGGGCACCCTGTTCCTGAATACCCTGTTCGACGAGAACGCCGCGTCCCACATCGCCCTGGGCCGCTGCTACCCCACCAACGTCGTGGGCGGCGAGGATGACGCGACCCTGGCGGCGGCGGGCGGCAACGACTCGCTGATCCACGTGGACTGGATGATCGGCACCCCCGACATGGACGTGGACGGCGTCACGGCCGCGGGCGAGCGCGAGCCGCTGATGCGGTCGGGCGAGTGGGTGATCTAG
- a CDS encoding DUF2087 domain-containing protein, which translates to MSSDVNARAAVFRALSHPARLTLLRLTWHEPLAGDHLARLMNLAPATVSHHLAQLVEVGLMTARQDGHSRRHGPDHAALDATLSGLIRGDAPTPPSADPYRDRVLRSFLRDGKLTTIPAQLKKKTVVMHHLGTLFEPGRAYPEREVNAVLGELHPDVFTLRREMVGMGILTRTRGVYRRVIPDSPATGDEAGDRPVE; encoded by the coding sequence ATGAGCAGCGACGTGAACGCCCGCGCCGCCGTGTTCCGGGCCCTGTCGCACCCCGCCCGCCTGACCCTGCTGCGCCTGACGTGGCACGAACCGCTGGCCGGCGACCACCTGGCGCGGCTGATGAACCTCGCGCCGGCCACGGTCAGTCACCACCTGGCACAGCTGGTCGAGGTCGGGCTGATGACGGCGCGGCAGGACGGGCACTCGCGGCGGCATGGCCCCGATCACGCCGCGCTGGACGCGACGCTGTCGGGGCTGATCCGGGGCGACGCGCCCACGCCGCCGTCGGCCGATCCGTACCGGGACCGGGTGCTGCGCTCGTTTCTGAGAGACGGCAAACTGACCACCATCCCCGCACAGCTCAAGAAGAAGACGGTGGTCATGCACCACCTGGGCACCCTGTTCGAGCCGGGCCGCGCGTACCCGGAGCGGGAGGTGAACGCGGTGCTGGGCGAGCTGCACCCGGACGTGTTCACCCTGCGCCGCGAGATGGTCGGCATGGGCATCCTGACGCGCACGCGGGGCGTGTACCGGCGCGTCATACCGGACAGTCCCGCCACCGGGGACGAGGCCGGTGACCGGCCGGTAGAGTGA
- a CDS encoding tRNA (cytidine(34)-2'-O)-methyltransferase gives MTPLLHVVLFEPEKAGNVGNVARTCAVLGADLHLIRPFGFHLHDREFRRAVMDYLQGVTLHEHASWTAFQATLKPGDRVFAFSTHATALHTRAGFVRGDYLLFGPESRGLPAWLRDALPKLKLPQPGGGRSLNLSVAAGVAAFEAGRQIEGW, from the coding sequence ATGACGCCCCTGCTGCACGTGGTGCTCTTCGAGCCCGAGAAGGCCGGGAACGTGGGCAACGTGGCCCGCACCTGCGCCGTGCTGGGGGCCGACCTGCACCTGATCCGCCCCTTCGGCTTCCACCTGCACGACCGCGAATTCCGCCGCGCCGTCATGGACTACCTGCAGGGCGTGACCCTGCACGAACACGCCAGCTGGACGGCCTTCCAGGCCACCCTGAAACCGGGAGACCGGGTCTTCGCCTTCAGCACCCACGCCACCGCCCTGCACACCCGCGCCGGCTTCGTGCGCGGCGACTACCTGCTGTTCGGCCCCGAGTCCCGTGGCCTGCCCGCGTGGCTCCGGGATGCCCTCCCGAAACTGAAACTGCCCCAGCCGGGAGGGGGCCGCAGCCTGAACCTGTCCGTGGCGGCGGGCGTGGCCGCCTTCGAGGCCGGGCGGCAGATCGAGGGGTGGTGA
- a CDS encoding metallophosphoesterase gives MTAHAAPGYDIVGDVHGCLDELLTLLNRLGYGWDGAVLTPPAGRQLVFVGDLVDRGPEVVGVVQLVMGSVQSGAALSVRGNHDERLARALAGEAVKGSRSLDVSLAQLADVSVQERDEIRRVLGTLPSRLELDGGRLLVVHAGEQAGDPATREHFNVWGAHTGRVGQDGVKERVAWVGGYTGSALVAYGHTPVLAPDWHGHTVNLDTGAVFGGHLTALRYPERQTVSVPARRAYASTAHWRALTGVPA, from the coding sequence GTGACCGCCCACGCCGCGCCGGGCTACGACATCGTCGGGGACGTCCACGGCTGCCTGGACGAACTCCTGACCCTGCTGAACCGGCTGGGCTACGGCTGGGACGGAGCGGTGCTCACGCCCCCGGCGGGGCGGCAGCTCGTGTTCGTGGGCGATCTGGTCGACCGTGGGCCAGAGGTGGTGGGAGTCGTGCAGTTGGTCATGGGCAGCGTCCAGTCCGGCGCGGCCCTCAGCGTGCGCGGCAACCACGACGAGCGGCTGGCCCGTGCCCTGGCGGGCGAGGCCGTGAAGGGGTCAAGGTCGCTGGACGTGTCGCTGGCACAGCTCGCAGACGTGTCGGTTCAGGAGCGCGACGAGATCCGCCGCGTTCTGGGCACGCTGCCGTCCCGGCTGGAGCTGGACGGGGGCCGCCTGCTGGTCGTCCACGCCGGGGAACAGGCGGGTGATCCGGCCACGCGGGAGCACTTCAACGTGTGGGGAGCACACACGGGCCGGGTCGGGCAGGACGGCGTGAAGGAGCGCGTGGCGTGGGTGGGCGGGTACACCGGGTCGGCGCTGGTCGCCTACGGACACACGCCGGTGCTGGCCCCGGACTGGCACGGCCATACGGTGAACCTCGACACGGGCGCGGTCTTCGGCGGGCACCTGACCGCGCTGCGCTACCCGGAGCGCCAGACCGTCAGCGTTCCGGCGCGGCGGGCCTACGCCTCGACCGCCCACTGGCGTGCCCTGACCGGCGTCCCGGCATGA
- the ispF gene encoding 2-C-methyl-D-erythritol 2,4-cyclodiphosphate synthase, whose translation MLSPLPYRIGYGEDAHRLEAGRPLILGGVPVPDAPHGAVAHSDGDAVLHAVADALLSGLALGDIGQYFPDTAAEWHGLDSRVIVARALELVRERGYAPVNVALVVTLDRPKLGPLRADIARRVAALLALPDTEVGVSFKTSEGLAPAHVQVRVTALLARTETAG comes from the coding sequence ATGCTCTCTCCCCTTCCCTACCGCATCGGCTACGGCGAGGACGCCCACCGGCTGGAGGCCGGGCGGCCCCTGATCCTGGGCGGCGTGCCCGTGCCGGATGCCCCCCACGGCGCGGTGGCCCACAGCGACGGCGACGCCGTGCTGCACGCGGTCGCCGACGCGCTGCTGTCGGGGCTGGCGCTGGGCGACATCGGGCAGTACTTCCCGGACACGGCGGCCGAGTGGCACGGCCTGGACTCGCGGGTGATCGTGGCGCGGGCGCTGGAGCTGGTGCGAGAACGCGGCTACGCGCCGGTGAACGTGGCGCTGGTGGTCACGCTGGATCGCCCGAAGCTGGGGCCACTGCGGGCCGACATTGCCCGCCGCGTGGCGGCGCTGCTGGCCCTGCCCGACACCGAGGTCGGCGTGAGCTTCAAGACCTCCGAGGGTCTGGCCCCCGCCCACGTGCAGGTGCGCGTGACAGCGCTGCTGGCCCGGACGGAGACCGCCGGGTGA
- a CDS encoding GGDEF domain-containing protein, with amino-acid sequence MFPPDDVFEHLPHPALYWPARLWAAPSTDPQPNLAYQRTFAPGALPDTAATWDDGPHTLRVPTLRGETPLCRVTVATLPGGARIATIEDVQEFHTDPLTGLLDRRALHHDLRTETPGSVVLLDIDDFKVVNDTLGHAAGDDVLRALGTLLCATARQAGGRAYRLGGDEFLIHTPRLVAVAPLEHMQQQFRQAARRLGMDGVGVSIGRAEAPQHGNTIEHLILHADVMLGERKRDRPPRTARPRTTERDASTPDSGRPPRHWLGL; translated from the coding sequence ATGTTCCCGCCCGACGACGTGTTCGAGCACCTGCCGCACCCGGCCCTGTACTGGCCGGCCCGGCTGTGGGCTGCGCCCTCGACCGATCCCCAGCCCAATCTGGCGTACCAGCGCACCTTTGCGCCCGGTGCCCTGCCGGACACGGCCGCCACGTGGGACGACGGCCCCCACACGCTGCGCGTGCCCACGCTGCGGGGAGAGACGCCCCTGTGCCGGGTCACGGTCGCCACGCTGCCCGGCGGGGCACGGATCGCCACCATCGAGGACGTGCAGGAGTTCCACACCGATCCCCTGACCGGCCTGCTCGACCGCCGCGCCCTGCACCACGACCTGCGCACCGAGACCCCCGGCAGCGTCGTGCTGCTGGACATCGACGACTTCAAGGTCGTGAACGACACCCTGGGCCACGCCGCCGGGGACGATGTCCTGCGTGCCCTGGGCACCCTGCTGTGTGCCACGGCCCGTCAGGCCGGTGGCCGGGCGTACCGGCTGGGCGGCGACGAATTCCTGATCCACACCCCACGGCTCGTTGCTGTCGCCCCGCTGGAGCACATGCAGCAGCAGTTCCGGCAGGCGGCGCGGCGGCTGGGGATGGACGGCGTGGGCGTCAGCATCGGGCGGGCCGAGGCCCCGCAGCACGGCAACACCATCGAGCACCTGATCCTGCACGCCGATGTCATGCTGGGCGAACGCAAGCGCGACCGGCCGCCCCGAACCGCCCGGCCCCGCACGACCGAGCGCGACGCCAGCACGCCGGACTCCGGCCGCCCCCCCCGCCACTGGCTGGGCCTGTGA